The Impatiens glandulifera chromosome 8, dImpGla2.1, whole genome shotgun sequence genome includes a window with the following:
- the LOC124912839 gene encoding secreted RxLR effector protein 161-like: MLSHFGMSTSKTLNTLVAVTDHLFAFASQFEAKKLYMSHVSYASAVGSLIYSMVCTRPDIAYSVSVVSKFMSRLGKEHWQEVKRLFCYRRGTSDVSLIYESNNQCLVTSYSDLNYAADIDGKISMNGYVYTLGDSVVSWKATLQSTVTLSTTEVEYMALTEAAKEVESSLIRLFLLGDTKAR; the protein is encoded by the exons atgttgtctcATTTTGGGATGAGTACATCAAAGACTCTCAATACTCTTGTAGCTGTTACTGATCATTTGTTTGCATTCGCATCCCAGTTTGAAGCTAAGAAGTTATACATGTCTCATGTATCGTATGCTAGTGCGGTGGGTAGTTTAATTTATTCCATGGTATGCACTAGACCTGATATTGCATattcagttagtgttgttagcaAGTTTATGTCTCGACTTGGTAAGGAACATTGGCAAGAGGTAAAGCGATTATTTTGCTATCGAAGAGGCACATCCGATGTTAGTCTAATTTATGAGAGTAATAACCAGTGTCTCGTAACTAGTTATTCGGACTTAAATTATGCTGCAGATATCGATGGTAAAATATCAATGAATGGTTATGTTTATACCCTTGGTGACTCTGTGGTTAGTTGGAAGGCAACATTACAGTCGACTGTGACGTTGTCCACTACCGAGGTTGAGTATATGGCGCTAACTGAAGCAGCCAAAGAGG TTGAAAGTAGCCTGATAAGGCTTTTCTTGTTGGGTGATACTAAGGCAAGGTGA
- the LOC124912838 gene encoding metalloendoproteinase 5-MMP-like, producing the protein MVNPQYGFPDLVSGSFIKDGVKLVRDPFIGGSYYELGSSKFSSLYLTWALPLITKPLIVNCTVSALRKWASQGVPFNFVRIYDILEADIKISFVSGDHGDGLPFNGKHGPFGHGLPPPTGILHLNEDIPWAMGAVPGTVDIETVVLHMLGHVLGLSHSNVSSAVMWAHMQWGLIKRDLDPDDIVGIRTLYGYRDRPRHRAF; encoded by the coding sequence ATGGTGAATCCTCAGTATGGCTTCCCTGATTTGGTTAGTGGAAGTTTCATCAAGGACGGGGTAAAGTTAGTTCGGGACCCCTTTATAGGTGGTTCGTATTATGAGCTTGGAAGTTCAAAGTTTTCTAGTCTATACCTAACATGGGCCTTACCACTCATAACGAAGCCACTCATTGTTAATTGCACTGTTTCTGCGCTTCGTAAATGGGCATCTCAGGGTGTGCCGTTCAATTTTGTAAGAATTTATGACATTTTGGAAGCtgatattaaaataagttttgttaGTGGCGACCACGGGGATGGTTTACCATTCAATGGGAAACATGGACCTTTCGGTCATGGACTTCCTCCGCCTACGGGAATCCTCCATTTAAACGAAGACATTCCGTGGGCGATGGGAGCAGTGCCTGGGACAGTGGACATTGAAACAGTTGTGTTACATATGCTAGGACACGTCCTTGGTCTTAGTCATAGTAATGTTAGTTCTGCAGTAATGTGGGCACATATGCAATGGGGGTTGATCAAAAGAGACTTAGATCCTGATGACATTGTCGGAATTAGGACATTGTATGGTTATCGTGATCGTCCCCGCCACCGCGCCTTCTAG